One part of the Arabidopsis thaliana chromosome 4, partial sequence genome encodes these proteins:
- the RALFL30 gene encoding RALF-like 30 (RALF-like 30 (RALFL30); CONTAINS InterPro DOMAIN/s: Rapid ALkalinization Factor (InterPro:IPR008801); BEST Arabidopsis thaliana protein match is: ralf-like 26 (TAIR:AT3G25170.1); Has 33 Blast hits to 33 proteins in 5 species: Archae - 0; Bacteria - 0; Metazoa - 0; Fungi - 0; Plants - 33; Viruses - 0; Other Eukaryotes - 0 (source: NCBI BLink).), with the protein MKAWVICLMVISIFMMIEPTLAAGGGKFLNPGVLDPCLRPNPPPECQAPGSAGKPRERVNEYKVGCSKLTRCDRVG; encoded by the coding sequence ATGAAGGCTTGGGTCATATGTTTGATGGTAATAAGCATTTTCATGATGATTGAGCCAACACTAGCTGCTGGTGGGGgtaaatttttaaatccaGGAGTGCTTGATCCGTGTTTGCGTCCTAATCCTCCACCAGAGTGTCAAGCCCCAGGATCAGCTGGGAAACCTAGAGAGCGAGTTAATGAATATAAAGTTGGATGCTCCAAACTTACCCGGTGCGACCGTGTCGGataa